From Sediminibacterium sp. TEGAF015, a single genomic window includes:
- a CDS encoding cytochrome c biogenesis protein produces the protein MIRKYWWKILSILLLVYTCTYGFYVKVPKLDDRMKESIRNFFFHAPMWFTMMILLLVSLIYSIRYLRNPIAKNDHYAVAFAVTGVIYGILGLVTGSIWANYQWGSPWSGDPKQNGAAIAMLIYLAYFVLRGSLKEDDKKGRIGAVYNIFAFFMLFPTLWILPRLTESLHPGGQGAEGNPGINGKDMDAQMRIVFYPAVIGWTLLGTWISTLQIRFSLLKDKLENND, from the coding sequence ATGATTCGCAAATACTGGTGGAAAATATTGTCAATTCTTTTATTGGTATATACGTGCACCTACGGATTTTACGTAAAAGTGCCAAAGCTGGATGACCGCATGAAAGAGTCCATACGTAACTTTTTCTTCCATGCTCCTATGTGGTTCACCATGATGATTTTGCTGCTGGTTTCATTGATTTACTCTATCAGGTACCTGAGAAATCCAATTGCTAAAAATGACCATTATGCTGTGGCATTTGCTGTTACAGGAGTTATTTATGGAATATTGGGTTTGGTTACAGGTTCCATCTGGGCCAATTATCAGTGGGGAAGCCCCTGGAGTGGTGACCCCAAACAAAATGGCGCGGCCATCGCTATGCTTATTTACCTGGCTTATTTTGTATTGAGGGGTAGTTTAAAAGAAGACGATAAAAAGGGTAGAATTGGAGCAGTATATAACATATTTGCATTTTTTATGCTTTTCCCCACCCTGTGGATCTTGCCAAGACTTACCGAATCTCTACATCCCGGAGGACAAGGTGCAGAAGGTAATCCAGGTATAAATGGGAAAGACATGGATGCGCAAATGCGAATTGTTTTTTATCCGGCAGTAATTGGATGGACATTATTGGGGACCTGGATAAGTACCCTTCAAATAAGATTTTCCCTATTAAAAGATAAACTGGAGAATAATGACTAA
- a CDS encoding thymidine kinase produces MFIEPNLSGERRGWIEVICGSMFSGKTEELIRRLKRAKIANLKVEIFKPAVDKRYDENDVVSHDSNTITSTPIENSQTILLMAQDVDVVGIDEAQFFDAEIVTVCEKLALRGVRVIVAGLDMDYLGKPFGQMPFLLATADYITKLHAICMKCGNIANISYRKTSDEGQVLLGEKETYEPRCRNCFHE; encoded by the coding sequence ATGTTTATTGAACCCAATTTATCAGGAGAAAGAAGAGGCTGGATCGAAGTGATCTGTGGTAGTATGTTTAGTGGCAAAACGGAAGAATTAATCAGAAGATTGAAAAGAGCCAAAATTGCCAATTTAAAAGTAGAAATTTTTAAGCCAGCTGTAGACAAGCGATACGATGAAAATGACGTGGTAAGCCACGATTCAAATACTATTACTTCTACCCCCATCGAAAATTCACAGACCATTCTATTAATGGCCCAGGATGTTGATGTGGTAGGCATTGATGAAGCACAGTTTTTTGATGCAGAAATCGTTACGGTTTGCGAAAAACTTGCACTCAGAGGCGTCAGGGTAATTGTTGCAGGACTGGATATGGATTACCTTGGAAAACCTTTTGGCCAAATGCCCTTTCTACTGGCTACGGCCGATTATATAACCAAGTTGCACGCCATCTGCATGAAATGTGGCAATATTGCGAATATTTCCTATCGTAAAACCAGTGACGAAGGGCAGGTTTTATTAGGTGAGAAAGAAACCTATGAGCCCCGATGCAGAAATTGTTTTCATGAATAA
- a CDS encoding heme exporter protein CcmB — protein sequence MNNFRLISALLKKDILLETRQQYSFYGVLLYIASSTFVVYLTMGQPEEKVWNGLFWVLQLFICINAVAKSFLQENRGRMLYYYSLSSPVHFVLAKLLFNAILMLFMTLLSIGIFSLLLGNPTVRFIEFILVSLLGGISLSMVFTFLAAIAAKAQQQAAMMAIMGFPIIIPQLLLLMKVSGAAFTSAIQNGWWQMIALLFILDLLVLALSVILFPFLWRD from the coding sequence ATGAATAATTTTCGCCTGATATCAGCCCTTCTCAAAAAAGACATATTACTGGAAACCCGCCAGCAATATAGCTTTTACGGAGTCCTTTTATATATAGCTTCCAGCACATTTGTGGTATATCTAACAATGGGGCAACCTGAAGAGAAAGTATGGAACGGACTTTTCTGGGTATTGCAATTGTTTATTTGCATCAACGCCGTTGCTAAAAGTTTCTTACAGGAAAACAGGGGCAGAATGCTGTACTATTATAGCCTGAGTTCACCTGTGCATTTTGTATTGGCTAAGCTTCTGTTTAATGCCATTCTGATGTTATTCATGACCTTACTTAGCATTGGCATCTTCAGTTTGCTGCTGGGCAATCCTACTGTCCGTTTCATAGAATTCATACTGGTTAGTCTGCTAGGGGGAATCAGCTTAAGTATGGTTTTTACTTTTCTTGCAGCGATAGCAGCCAAAGCGCAGCAGCAGGCTGCTATGATGGCTATTATGGGTTTTCCCATCATCATACCTCAATTACTCTTACTGATGAAAGTGTCAGGAGCTGCATTCACTTCTGCTATACAAAACGGATGGTGGCAAATGATAGCTTTGCTGTTTATACTAGACTTACTGGTACTTGCCTTGTCCGTAATATTATTTCCTTTTCTCTGGAGGGATTAG
- a CDS encoding AMP nucleosidase — MKTREEIVNNWLPRYTGEKLENFGKYILLTNFSNYVKMFAEWNNVPIVGLDRPMQCATADGITIINFGMGSPGAATIMDLLTAIEPEAVLFLGKCGGLKRRNKIGDLILPIAAIRGEGTSNDYFPPEVPAMPAFALQKAISTTIRDYEVDYWTGTVYTTNRRVWEHDEEFKTYLQKVRAYAIDMETATIFTVGFFNKIPTGALLLVSDQPMIPEGVKTEASDSKVTAQFVDKHLKIGIDSLKQLINNGLTVRHLRF; from the coding sequence ATGAAAACAAGAGAGGAAATAGTAAACAACTGGCTGCCCCGCTATACAGGAGAAAAGCTGGAAAATTTTGGAAAATATATCCTGTTAACCAATTTCAGCAATTATGTAAAAATGTTTGCAGAATGGAACAATGTTCCTATCGTTGGATTAGATCGTCCAATGCAGTGCGCTACTGCAGATGGGATTACCATTATCAATTTTGGAATGGGAAGCCCTGGTGCAGCCACTATTATGGATTTGTTAACTGCCATTGAGCCTGAAGCGGTGCTGTTTTTAGGAAAGTGCGGAGGCTTAAAAAGAAGAAATAAAATCGGGGATTTGATTTTGCCGATTGCAGCTATAAGGGGTGAGGGTACTTCAAACGACTATTTCCCGCCGGAAGTTCCAGCCATGCCTGCTTTCGCATTACAGAAAGCAATTTCAACAACCATTAGAGATTATGAAGTTGACTATTGGACAGGTACCGTTTATACAACCAACCGCAGAGTCTGGGAACACGATGAAGAGTTCAAAACTTACTTGCAAAAAGTAAGGGCCTATGCCATTGATATGGAAACAGCTACTATTTTCACCGTAGGATTCTTTAATAAAATTCCAACCGGAGCATTGTTGCTGGTAAGCGATCAGCCAATGATTCCTGAAGGAGTTAAAACAGAAGCAAGTGATTCCAAAGTAACTGCTCAGTTTGTAGACAAACACCTTAAAATTGGTATTGACTCCTTAAAGCAGCTTATTAATAATGGATTAACTGTAAGACATCTGCGGTTCTAA
- a CDS encoding 3-deoxy-D-manno-octulosonic acid transferase, producing the protein MKWAYLLFIKLYPLIAWFISPFNRKAALWVSGRKNLLEKIRTAFSSNQDPVIWIHAASLGEFEQGLPIAEQLKKEYPGHRILITFFSPSGYENKKNHPVADWVFYLPMDSARNAKLLIEYTRPKLAIFIKYEFWYYYLKTLHNHNIPVLLVSGIFRPTQLFFKPFGGFYRSLLQYFRHLFLQDQGSATLLKPYLAAVRMQVSGDTRFDRVIAIAAAAKSFPEIVQFADGLPLIIAGSTWSEDDKVLHHFAISHPEVKWIIAPHHIEEERLSECLRFYPSAVLYSAFTKAKKEEQQETKTIVIDNIGILSQLYQYATIAFIGGGFTSQGIHNTIEAAVFGKPIIFGPVYDKYLEAIELIETGGAVSVENTLQLEQIFHILLQEKEKRYKMENASLDYVKAKAGATAQIISYIQEKRLLIN; encoded by the coding sequence ATGAAATGGGCATACCTGTTGTTTATCAAATTATACCCACTGATTGCATGGTTCATTTCTCCGTTCAATCGGAAAGCTGCCCTATGGGTAAGCGGCAGGAAAAATTTGCTGGAAAAAATCAGAACAGCATTTTCCAGTAACCAGGATCCTGTTATCTGGATACATGCAGCATCATTGGGAGAATTTGAACAGGGATTGCCCATTGCAGAACAACTAAAAAAAGAATATCCCGGCCATCGCATATTAATTACTTTTTTTTCGCCCTCCGGTTACGAAAACAAAAAAAATCATCCGGTTGCCGACTGGGTCTTTTATCTGCCAATGGACAGTGCTCGTAACGCAAAATTGCTGATTGAATATACACGCCCTAAACTGGCCATTTTTATTAAATATGAATTCTGGTACTACTATTTAAAAACACTGCATAATCATAACATTCCTGTGTTGTTGGTGTCCGGCATTTTCAGGCCTACCCAGCTTTTCTTTAAACCCTTTGGAGGATTTTACCGCTCCCTCTTACAATATTTCAGGCATTTGTTTTTGCAGGACCAGGGATCAGCAACGCTGCTAAAACCTTATTTAGCTGCAGTACGCATGCAGGTATCGGGAGATACCCGCTTCGACAGGGTTATCGCCATTGCTGCAGCAGCAAAATCATTTCCCGAAATTGTTCAATTTGCCGATGGCCTCCCTTTAATTATCGCAGGTAGTACCTGGAGTGAAGACGATAAAGTGTTGCACCATTTTGCCATCAGCCATCCTGAAGTAAAATGGATTATCGCCCCGCATCATATTGAAGAAGAAAGACTCAGCGAATGCTTACGTTTTTATCCATCCGCTGTTTTATATTCTGCTTTTACCAAAGCAAAAAAGGAAGAGCAACAAGAGACAAAAACCATTGTTATTGACAATATTGGAATCCTTAGTCAATTGTACCAATATGCAACCATTGCATTTATCGGAGGCGGCTTTACCAGTCAGGGAATTCACAACACCATTGAGGCTGCTGTATTTGGTAAACCAATCATTTTTGGACCAGTTTATGACAAATATCTGGAAGCAATTGAGCTGATAGAAACTGGAGGAGCCGTTTCAGTTGAGAATACGCTGCAACTGGAACAAATATTCCATATTTTACTACAGGAGAAGGAGAAAAGGTATAAAATGGAGAATGCTTCGTTGGATTATGTAAAGGCAAAAGCAGGTGCCACAGCACAAATTATAAGCTATATTCAGGAAAAACGTCTCTTAATCAACTGA
- a CDS encoding type I restriction enzyme HsdR N-terminal domain-containing protein: MNILFPPYEPRLQKEDNQLFTWCLIRKKWVLFTKEEWVRQNWLNYLLQELKYPSSMIAVERGIQLGELKKRVDILVFKNSMPWLLIECKEQDVPLTEKTVQQILGYQTVLQTGYLIISNGNESRGFEIKSAAISEMVSIPPYA, encoded by the coding sequence ATGAATATCCTTTTTCCACCTTATGAGCCAAGGTTACAAAAAGAAGACAATCAGCTTTTCACCTGGTGTCTCATCCGAAAAAAATGGGTACTTTTTACCAAAGAAGAATGGGTTAGGCAAAACTGGTTGAATTATTTATTACAAGAGTTGAAATATCCATCATCAATGATTGCAGTTGAAAGAGGAATTCAACTAGGAGAATTAAAAAAGAGAGTAGACATTCTGGTATTTAAGAACAGTATGCCCTGGCTATTGATTGAATGTAAGGAACAAGATGTTCCCTTAACTGAAAAGACTGTACAGCAAATTTTAGGTTACCAAACTGTATTGCAAACAGGCTATTTAATTATCAGCAACGGAAATGAATCCAGGGGTTTTGAAATAAAAAGTGCGGCAATTTCTGAAATGGTTTCAATCCCCCCCTATGCCTGA
- a CDS encoding Glu/Leu/Phe/Val family dehydrogenase produces the protein MSNHQPYSFFQSVERSFDKAASFTKWEKGLLEQIKACNSIYSMRFPVKMDDGRIEVIEAYRVQHSQHKSPCKGGIRFSDEVNQDEVMALASLMTYKCAIVNVPFGGGKGGIKINPRKYSVYELEKITRRYTSELVKKNFIGPGIDVPAPDYGTGEREMSWIVDTYASLKPGEIDAAGCVTGKPVTQGGVRGRKEATGLGVFFGIREVCNMPDVMEKLGLTTGVVGKTVIVQGLGNVGYHTAKFFRENGSKVIAIAEYEGAIYNANGLNEEEVFQHRKATGSILNFPGATNIAKSVEALEMECDILIPAALENVINGENAPRVKAKIIGEAANGPLTPEADEVFAKKGVLVVPDMYLNAGGVTVSYFEWLKNLSHVRYGRMEKRFTENLNTKILTQLEELTGKTVSTAERNIILHGPEEVDLVHSGLEESMIAATREIMAIWKENPAIPDMRTAAYVCAINKVGTSYTELGIFP, from the coding sequence ATGTCGAATCATCAACCGTACAGCTTTTTTCAAAGTGTTGAAAGAAGCTTTGATAAAGCAGCCAGTTTTACCAAATGGGAAAAGGGGTTGTTAGAACAAATTAAGGCTTGTAACAGTATTTACAGCATGCGTTTTCCAGTGAAAATGGATGACGGAAGAATTGAAGTGATTGAAGCATATAGAGTACAACACTCTCAGCACAAGTCTCCTTGTAAAGGAGGTATTCGCTTTAGTGATGAAGTGAATCAGGATGAAGTAATGGCGCTTGCTTCTTTAATGACTTATAAGTGCGCAATTGTAAATGTTCCTTTTGGCGGAGGTAAGGGTGGAATTAAAATTAATCCAAGAAAGTATTCTGTATACGAGTTGGAAAAAATTACACGACGTTATACCAGCGAATTGGTAAAGAAAAATTTTATTGGACCTGGTATTGACGTGCCTGCACCGGATTATGGTACCGGCGAACGTGAAATGTCATGGATTGTTGATACCTATGCTTCATTGAAGCCAGGCGAAATTGATGCTGCTGGTTGTGTAACTGGTAAGCCAGTAACGCAGGGTGGCGTTCGCGGAAGAAAGGAAGCAACTGGTCTGGGCGTTTTCTTTGGTATTCGCGAAGTGTGTAATATGCCTGATGTAATGGAAAAATTAGGTTTGACTACTGGTGTTGTAGGAAAAACAGTAATTGTACAAGGATTAGGTAATGTGGGTTACCATACAGCCAAATTTTTCCGTGAGAATGGTTCTAAAGTAATTGCTATTGCTGAATATGAAGGAGCTATTTACAATGCGAACGGATTAAATGAGGAAGAAGTTTTCCAACATAGAAAAGCGACAGGGTCAATTCTTAATTTCCCAGGTGCAACCAATATTGCCAAGAGTGTGGAAGCACTGGAAATGGAGTGCGATATTTTGATTCCTGCGGCATTAGAGAATGTAATCAATGGCGAAAATGCACCACGCGTAAAAGCAAAAATAATAGGTGAAGCTGCCAATGGCCCATTGACTCCTGAAGCTGATGAAGTTTTTGCTAAAAAAGGTGTTTTAGTTGTTCCTGATATGTACTTGAACGCAGGTGGTGTAACTGTTTCTTATTTTGAGTGGTTAAAGAACCTAAGTCACGTAAGATACGGTAGAATGGAAAAAAGATTCACTGAAAATCTGAATACCAAAATCCTTACCCAGCTGGAAGAATTAACTGGTAAAACAGTAAGTACAGCAGAACGTAATATTATTCTTCATGGTCCGGAAGAAGTGGATTTGGTGCATAGTGGATTGGAAGAGTCTATGATTGCTGCAACCAGAGAAATCATGGCTATCTGGAAAGAGAATCCTGCTATTCCTGATATGAGAACAGCTGCTTATGTATGCGCAATCAACAAAGTAGGTACTTCTTACACTGAATTAGGAATTTTCCCTTAA
- a CDS encoding CcmD family protein, which yields MTKLIKYSGLLLIAVFLLAAQAMAQDSNPDAGLMRSNGKIFVVMAVVLTILAGLFTYIISIDKKITRLEKEGLKK from the coding sequence ATGACTAAACTGATTAAATATAGCGGCTTATTATTAATCGCTGTTTTTCTGTTAGCAGCTCAGGCAATGGCCCAAGATTCCAATCCTGATGCAGGTCTAATGAGAAGCAACGGAAAAATTTTTGTGGTAATGGCTGTAGTGCTTACTATTTTAGCTGGATTGTTTACTTACATTATCAGCATTGATAAAAAAATTACCCGTCTTGAAAAAGAGGGGCTTAAAAAATAA